Proteins encoded together in one uncultured Desulfosarcina sp. window:
- a CDS encoding ATP-binding protein — translation MIISIASGKGGTGKTTVATNIAVSVEGPVQLLDCDVEEPNAHLFLRPDIEDSRVVTTPVPKIDLDKCDRCRKCAQICRFKAIAIAGDLVLTFPELCHSCGGCMAICPQGAITETGRELGVVETGAMNGVSFVHGRMRVGEAMSPPLIRLVRERTWDRGLTIIDAPPGTSCPVIAAMKNTDFVLLVTEPTPFGLHDLKLAVEAVRTLGIPMGLVLNRSDLGDDKVKDYARSEGVPILMEIPFDRQIAESYSRGEMFARVLPEWRTRFRKLVEEIETLVEKGGATK, via the coding sequence ATGATTATCAGTATCGCCAGTGGAAAAGGTGGAACCGGAAAGACCACCGTGGCGACCAATATTGCCGTTTCCGTAGAAGGGCCGGTTCAACTGCTGGACTGCGATGTGGAAGAACCCAATGCCCATCTCTTTTTGCGGCCCGATATCGAAGATTCCCGGGTCGTCACCACACCGGTTCCGAAAATCGATCTGGACAAGTGTGATCGATGCAGAAAATGTGCGCAGATCTGCCGTTTCAAGGCCATTGCCATCGCTGGTGACCTGGTGCTGACCTTTCCCGAACTGTGCCATAGCTGCGGCGGCTGCATGGCCATCTGTCCCCAAGGAGCCATTACCGAGACGGGGCGTGAACTGGGTGTGGTCGAGACCGGCGCCATGAACGGGGTCAGTTTCGTTCACGGGCGCATGCGGGTAGGGGAAGCCATGTCGCCGCCCCTGATCCGACTTGTCCGAGAGCGGACCTGGGACCGGGGATTGACAATCATTGATGCCCCGCCGGGAACCTCGTGTCCGGTGATTGCCGCCATGAAGAATACCGATTTCGTGCTGCTGGTCACCGAGCCCACCCCCTTTGGCCTGCACGATCTGAAGCTTGCCGTAGAGGCGGTCCGGACGCTGGGCATCCCCATGGGGCTGGTGCTCAACCGGTCCGATCTGGGCGATGACAAGGTGAAAGACTACGCCCGGAGCGAGGGGGTTCCGATCCTTATGGAAATTCCCTTCGACCGGCAGATCGCCGAAAGCTATTCGCGGGGCGAGATGTTTGCCCGGGTGCTTCCCGAATGGCGGACCCGTTTCCGAAAGTTGGTCGAGGAAATTGAAACCCTGGTCGAAAAGGGGGGCGCAACCAAATGA
- a CDS encoding NifB/NifX family molybdenum-iron cluster-binding protein, with protein MEKGRIAVPSMEAGGLDGKRSGHFGHCDVFTLVDVKDGAIEKVSILPNQTHVQGGCMVPVNLLADNQVNALIVGGIGMRPLMGFRQVGIDVYHDDQRPDIRPVVEDLIAGKLPMIADNQVCGGGGGGH; from the coding sequence ATGGAAAAAGGAAGAATCGCCGTCCCCTCGATGGAGGCGGGCGGCCTGGACGGTAAACGGTCCGGTCATTTCGGGCACTGCGATGTATTCACCCTCGTCGATGTCAAAGACGGCGCCATTGAGAAGGTTTCCATCCTTCCGAATCAGACCCATGTTCAGGGCGGCTGCATGGTGCCGGTCAACCTGCTGGCAGACAACCAGGTCAATGCCCTGATCGTCGGCGGCATCGGCATGCGCCCGCTGATGGGGTTCCGCCAGGTGGGCATCGATGTGTATCATGATGATCAACGCCCCGATATTCGTCCGGTGGTGGAAGATTTGATTGCCGGAAAGCTGCCCATGATCGCCGACAACCAGGTTTGCGGCGGTGGTGGCGGCGGGCACTGA
- a CDS encoding P-loop NTPase, with amino-acid sequence MKELVILSGKGGTGKTSLTAAFASLAGGCLLCDADVDAADLHLLMQPDIRRQTDFMGGGIASIDPQRCTQCGTCIEMCRWSAIGPDFVVDEIECEGCGVCVDFCPEQAIDFPPQICGQWFISDTRFGPMVHARLGIAEENSGKLVTLVRQQASQLAQEKGIDLLITDGPPGVGCPVIAAVGGATSALIVTEPTVSGIHDMQRAIELCRHFKVPVMVCINKYDLNLEKSSEIEGLAREGDLPVVGRVPYDPVFTRAMVQGKTLFEYDGEGSAAEHLRSVWKTIMNTAAMAAE; translated from the coding sequence ATGAAGGAACTCGTTATCTTGAGCGGCAAAGGGGGCACCGGTAAAACCAGCCTGACGGCGGCCTTTGCCAGCCTGGCCGGCGGCTGCCTGCTGTGCGATGCCGACGTGGACGCCGCCGATCTTCATTTGCTGATGCAGCCCGACATTCGCCGGCAGACCGATTTCATGGGCGGCGGAATCGCCTCCATCGATCCGCAACGTTGCACCCAGTGCGGCACCTGCATCGAGATGTGCCGCTGGTCGGCCATCGGACCGGATTTTGTGGTTGACGAAATCGAATGCGAAGGCTGCGGGGTGTGTGTCGATTTTTGTCCGGAACAGGCCATCGATTTCCCCCCGCAGATCTGCGGGCAGTGGTTTATTTCCGATACCCGTTTCGGGCCCATGGTCCATGCCCGGTTGGGCATTGCCGAGGAGAATTCCGGCAAGCTGGTTACCCTGGTGCGCCAGCAGGCCAGCCAACTGGCCCAGGAGAAAGGCATCGACCTGCTGATTACCGACGGCCCTCCGGGCGTGGGCTGCCCGGTGATCGCCGCCGTCGGAGGCGCCACCAGCGCCCTGATCGTCACCGAACCTACGGTGTCGGGCATTCATGACATGCAGCGGGCCATCGAACTGTGCCGGCATTTCAAGGTGCCGGTGATGGTGTGCATCAACAAATACGATCTGAACCTGGAGAAAAGCAGCGAAATCGAGGGCCTGGCCCGTGAGGGCGATCTGCCCGTCGTCGGCCGGGTTCCCTACGATCCGGTGTTTACCCGGGCCATGGTCCAGGGCAAGACCCTTTTCGAATACGACGGAGAAGGATCTGCCGCCGAGCACTTGCGGTCGGTGTGGAAAACAATTATGAACACAGCGGCCATGGCGGCCGAATAA